The following coding sequences lie in one Sorex araneus isolate mSorAra2 chromosome 4, mSorAra2.pri, whole genome shotgun sequence genomic window:
- the LOC129404333 gene encoding zinc finger protein 318-like — protein MPKNSVLKRIEVATEPPSQLKRFPCSTSSSQDHTLYPGHSSLPLSGPIAAFASKLEDQTAAVPDSPQREKFGSFLCNKEKLDLKTEVTDEHTDFLLPHERAVEDGSGFSRILSVLSDSTSTQERNRLNFFDIEDEEKFLYGDEEEVLKSESPSQSLGGSENDVTSQKASGCIPSPAPAVKQELVVETSPECVMVHELVRTIGLDSVISEVSKLASCSQEHVHDSINTHTMTY, from the exons ATGCCGAAGAACTCCGTTCTCAAGCGAATTGAGGTGGCTACGGAGCCTCCCTCACAG CTTAAGCGTTTTCCCTGCAGTACCAGTTCCAGCCAGGATCACACTCTCTACCCTGGACATTCGTCCCTTCCACTCAGTGGTCCTATTGCTGCCTTTGCCTCCAAGCTTGAAGACCAGACTGCAGCTGTGCCTGACAGTCCTCAAAGAGAGAAGTTTGGAAGTTTCCTGTGCAACAAAGAGAAATTGGATCTGAAAACAGAGGTCACTGATGAACACACTGACTTCTTGCTGCCTCATGAGAGAGCTGTGGAGGATGGTAGTGGATTTTCTCGCATTCTGAGTGTGTTGTCAGATTCCACCAGCACACAGGAAAGAAATCGACTCAATTTCTTTGACATTGAGGATGAGGAGAAATTTCTCTATGGAGATGAAGAAGAGGTTTTAAAGTCAGAATCTCCATCACAATCTCTCGGGGGCTCTGAGAATGATGTGACGAGTCAGAAGGCAAGTGGCTGCAtcccctccccagctccagcTGTTAAACAAGAACTGGTAGTAGAGACCAGTCCCGAATGTGTCATGGTTCATGAATTGGTCAGGACCATTGGGCTAGATAGTGTGATATCTGAGGTTAGCAAACTGGCTTCATGCTCCCAGGAACACGTTCATGACTCCATAAAT ACTCATACCATGACCTATTGA